The sequence ATTTTGGATTGAGCGAGGAAGAAAATTCAAAATCTAAAATCCAAAATGCAAAATTGCTCGAACCAGAGGAATTACTGTTGGGATTCCTGGGCAGTACAGTAGATGTGAGGGTGCGGAGTTGTCTGGAGACGCCGATTAATCGCGTCTTAGCACAGTCGCCACCTCCAACAGAACCCACTATCAGAAAATGGCTGCAAGCCTTGGGAGAAAAATCTGCCACTGTTGAGGCAGCACCCCAGGGCTGGGAACGTCTGCAAGCGGCTCTTCAAGCTTGGACAGAGCCAGTGCAAGATCATCTATTCTCCCCATCGCTTGTAAACAGCTTGGCTTTGGGCGAAAAGCTGTTTTTTACCTGTTTTGTTCTACAACCGCCAGCTTCTAGCTCAAGCAACTGGACTTTGGAGTATTTCTTGCAGGCGGACAGCGATCGCGAATTTTTAGTAGATGCTGAAACCATTTGGAAGCACGCCGAAGCGCGTCTTATCTTCAAAAATCGCACAATTGGCCATCCCCAAGAAACATTCCTCAGAGGTTTGGGGTTGGCTTCCCGGATATATCCGCCAATTCAAACCAGCTTACAGAATCGACATCCCAAATCTTGTACTCTCACACCCGTTCAGGTGTATGAGTTTATTAATGCAGCTGCATGGCGCTTGCAAGATAGTGGATTAGGAGTCGTTTTGCCGCCTTTTTTGGCAAATCGCGATGGCAAAGCTCCCCGCTTAGGTCTAAAAATCCGCGCAGCGACGCCGCTAGCCGGGGGTGTAGGGTTGCAGAGCTTGCTTGATTTTGAGTGGGAATTAGCTATTGGTGAAAAAACCATATCTAAGCAGGAATTTGACCGCCTTGTAGCGCTCAAGACTCCCTTCGTGCAAGTAAATGGCGAGTGGATAGCGCTGCAACCATCAGATATTAAGGCAGCGCAGGCACTTTTAGCGACGCCCAAACAGCAGGTAGTTCTTTCTCTGGAAGATGCTGTGCGCTTAAGTACGGGGGATACTAAAACAATTGAAAAACTTCCCGTAGTCAGCTTTGAGGCTTCTGGGGCATTGCAAGGGCTGCTGACAACTTTAAGTGATAACAAGACGATTGAGGCGATCGCTCCCCCAGCTAGTTTTCACGGTCAACTGCGTCCTTATCAAGCGCGGGGGGTCGGTTGGTTGTCATTTTTAGAGGGTTGGGGTTTGGGAGCGTGTCTCGCAGACGATATGGGATTAGGAAAATCTATCGAGACTATTGCATTTTTACTGCATCTGCAAGAGCAACAAAAATTAGACCAACCAACGCTATTAGTTTGCCCTACTTCAGTATTGGGTAACTGGGAACGGGAAGTTAATAAATTTGGCCCAACGCTAAAAGTTTTAGTACATCACGGTGATAAACGTGCAAAAGGTAAAGCTTTTGCTAAGGCGATTAAGGGTAACGATTTGGTAGTCACGAGTTATGCGCTAGCATTTCGAGATGCCGAAACTTTGAAGAGTATTTCCTGGCGGGGAGTAGTTCTAGATGAGGCACAGAATATTAAAAACTCCGAGTCAAAGCAATCGCAAGCGGTGCGTCAGCTTAAGGCTGGTTTTCGTATTGCGCTAACAGGAACCCCGGTAGAAAATAAGCTGCAAGAACTGTGGTCTATTTTGGATTTTCTCAACCCCGATTATTTAGGATCGCGACAATTCTTCCAGCGACGATTTGCGATGCCGATTGAAAAGTATGGGGATAAAGATTCCTTGGAGACATTGCGATCGCTCGTCCAACCCTTCATTCTCCGCCGTCTCAAAACCGACCGCGAAATCATTCAAGATTTGCCAGAAAAACTTGAAATGAATGTATTTTGCGGATTATCATCCGAGCAGGCTGCACTTTATCAAAAACTCGTGGATCGCTCTTTGGACGATATTGATGAAGCGGAGGGTATCAAGCGTCACGGGATGATTCTTACTCTCCTACTAAGACTAAAGCAAATCTGCAACCACCCCGCACAATATTTGAAGGAAGACACGCTGGGGACTCCGCAACGTTCAGGAAAATTGTTGCGTTTAGAGGAAATGATAGAAGAAGCGCTAGAAGAAGGCGATCGCGCTTTAATATTCACTCAATTTGCCGAATGGGGAAAGCTGCTCAAACCCTATTTAGAGTCAAAGATGGGCTGGGAAACTCTGTTTTTATATGGCGGGACTCGCAAACAACAACGAGAGGAGATGATAGACCGTTTTCAGAACGACCCCCAAGGGCCAAGAATATTTATTTTATCCCTAAAAGCGGGTGGAACTGGCCTTAACTTAACACGGGCTAATCATGTTTTTCACTTTGACAGGTGGTGGAACCCAGCTGTAGAAAATCAGGCAACTGATAGGGCATTTCGCATTGGACAAACTCGCAACGTTCAGGTACATAAATTTGTATGTACAGGAACTTTGGAAGAAAGAATTAATGAATTAATTGAAAGTAAAAAAGCGCTTGCAGAACAAACCGTTGATGCAGGCGAACAGTGGTTAACCCAACTCGATACCGATGGGTTGCGTAATTTACTATTGTTAGACCGCAGTGCTGTTATTGACGAAGAATAAATTTTTGTCATAGGACAACTACCAATTACCCATTACCAAAGTTCATATGAGCGATTACGAAATAGAAACCCGCGAATGGTGGGCGCAACAATGGATTGATTTGCTAGAAAAATCGCGTTTCAAAAAGCGATTAGAAAGGGCACGAAATTATGCAATGCAAGGGAACGTTCTCAGCATCGAGTTTAAAGGTGCAAAAGTTTTAGCCAAAGTGCAAGGTACAGCACCAGAACCTTATCAAGTTTCCCTGTCGCTAGACCCTTTTACTGATGAACAGTGGGGATATACGATTGAAACAATGTCTGAAAGAGCAATTTTTTCAGCACAACTTTTAGCGGGAGAAATGCCGCCAAATATTGAAGAAGTGTTTACTGCAAATGGCCTAAGTGTATTTCCATTTACGCTCTCGGAGGTTCATTCGCGGTGCAGTTGTCCTGATAAAGAGATACCCTGCAAACACATTGGGGCGGTATATTATCAGTTAGGCGATCGCTTCAGCGAAGATCCGTTTGTAATATTTCAGTTGCGGGGTCGAACCAAAGAACAAATTATTGATGTATTGCGAAAGTTGAGGGGTGGTGGCGATGTAGTGTCTCAGCCGGAAATTACTGATGCGCCAGTTAGCGAACCACCGAGACAGCCAACCCCAATAAATATCGAGCAATTTTGGCAGTATAACGAGCCGCTAGACTCATCCTTAGTTGTTATCGCACCACCCAGCGGCGACACAATTTTAGATGTTTTGGGGCCAATTCCTCTAGGGGACAAAAAGGCTTCAGATTCCCAACGGGTGATGCAGTATTTGGATGCAATTTATAAAGCTGTAAGCCAACAGTCGATGCTATCAGCAATGAATGTAGAAGGTAGTTGAGACGAGTAAATAACCAGCCAACATCTTTATGGTGGGTTACGGTGCGGTAATTAATTTATGAAACCAACGATAAATCTTAAATCGCGCCGTAACCCACCATCACCTAGAAAATATGCGATCGCCTTTAAACTAGGATTGCTCTAGAAGATACTCGAAAATCAGTAAATGACTAGAATGCCCCACGAGCAATTCGTAATGCGTAAGGCGAAGGAGGAAGTCACTTAAGCGGATATCTAGTGTTTACCCGCACTCGAACTACCAACATACCAGCAAATTTGGGGTTTGCCAGGATAGCTGGCGATCGCCCCTGACAAAATAAAGCCAACGAAAAGCGGAACGCGATCGCTCTTACTGACCAATCTCCAACCGCGCCTGCTCTACTAACTCAGCTGTCACAACTTCTTCCCCAGCCGCCCTAACAAACTGCTCAATCCTTTGACGAGCTTGGGCACGTACAAAAAAAGGAATATTCTTCAGCTTGGTCTTTGCTGCGGGCGTCCACTCTAAAACATCAGTCAAATGAGAGTCGCGCATAATATTAACCCTTCAGCTATCAGCTTTTCTAACAAGCCTGCGTACTATTAATTTTACTTTTCTATTGGCATAAAAAAAGCTCCTGCTTTTACACAGGAGCTTTTTTAAGAGGAAAGGTAAAAAGAAATTATTTCTTATACCTTTTCACTTTTTTAGTCTAGGTTAGGCATAGACATTACTGGTTCGTTCTCACGGTCAAGGCCTTTTTCAAATCCAGCCGCAGCCGCACGAGCGCGACCAGCGTGCCACAGGTGGCCGATCAGGAAGAAGAAGCCCAAGACAAAGTGAGAAGTAGACAGCCAAGCACGGGGAGACACGTAGTTAAACGAGTTCACATCCGTGATAACGCCGCCCACAGAGTTCAGAGAACCCAGCGGAGCATGGGTCATGTACTCAGCAGCGCGACGAGCTTGCCAAGGCTGAACGTCATTCTTGATCTTGTTCAGATCCAGACCGTTAGGACCGCGCAGAGGCTCCAACCAAGGGCCGCGGAAATCCCAGAAGCGCATCGTTTCACCACCGAAGATGATTTCACCAGTGGGCGATCGCATCAAGTATTTACCCAAACCAGTTGGGCCTTGAGCAGTACCTACGTTAGCACCCAAGCGTTGGTCGCGGATCAGGAAGGTCAGCGCCTGAGCTTGAGATGCTTCAGCACCCGTTGGCCCGTAGAATTCGCTGGGGTAAGCAGTGTTGTTAAACCAAACGTAGCAGGAGGCAACGAAGCCCATCAGGGACAGTGCGCCCAAGCTGTAGGAGAGATAAGCTTCTCCAGACCAGATGAATGCACGACGCGCCCAAGCGAAAGGCTTGGTCAGAATGTGGTAGATACCACCGAAGATACAAGTGAGGCCGACCCAAATGTGACCGCCGATGATGTCTTCCATGTTATCGACGCTGACAATCCAGCCGTCGCCACCAAAGGGAGACTTCAACAGATAGCCGAAGATCACTGCTGGGTTGAGCGTAGGACTGGTAATGACGCGAACATCACCACCGCCGGGTGCCCAAGTGTCGTACACA is a genomic window of Microcoleus sp. FACHB-831 containing:
- a CDS encoding SWIM zinc finger family protein yields the protein MSDYEIETREWWAQQWIDLLEKSRFKKRLERARNYAMQGNVLSIEFKGAKVLAKVQGTAPEPYQVSLSLDPFTDEQWGYTIETMSERAIFSAQLLAGEMPPNIEEVFTANGLSVFPFTLSEVHSRCSCPDKEIPCKHIGAVYYQLGDRFSEDPFVIFQLRGRTKEQIIDVLRKLRGGGDVVSQPEITDAPVSEPPRQPTPINIEQFWQYNEPLDSSLVVIAPPSGDTILDVLGPIPLGDKKASDSQRVMQYLDAIYKAVSQQSMLSAMNVEGS
- a CDS encoding PCP reductase family protein, with product MRDSHLTDVLEWTPAAKTKLKNIPFFVRAQARQRIEQFVRAAGEEVVTAELVEQARLEIGQ
- a CDS encoding DEAD/DEAH box helicase, which produces MATLHGSWLVQPSGGYLFIWGETWRRMTPELSSKTEGVPSHPLAMTQEELTDFLGKNRISLAKFIDVGEQNGSRWVHQVISLPTQILEKGKASYPAYSGTSLEEIRLCTLQPWKVEGLCLNALEAVKFLQALPLGSFKAADAYVGPDLRFWSQVARWSLDLLARCKFLPTLQQEKNGVVVARWRSLLDSGVDRDRLAKFAATMPGSCRTYHLDFGLSEEENSKSKIQNAKLLEPEELLLGFLGSTVDVRVRSCLETPINRVLAQSPPPTEPTIRKWLQALGEKSATVEAAPQGWERLQAALQAWTEPVQDHLFSPSLVNSLALGEKLFFTCFVLQPPASSSSNWTLEYFLQADSDREFLVDAETIWKHAEARLIFKNRTIGHPQETFLRGLGLASRIYPPIQTSLQNRHPKSCTLTPVQVYEFINAAAWRLQDSGLGVVLPPFLANRDGKAPRLGLKIRAATPLAGGVGLQSLLDFEWELAIGEKTISKQEFDRLVALKTPFVQVNGEWIALQPSDIKAAQALLATPKQQVVLSLEDAVRLSTGDTKTIEKLPVVSFEASGALQGLLTTLSDNKTIEAIAPPASFHGQLRPYQARGVGWLSFLEGWGLGACLADDMGLGKSIETIAFLLHLQEQQKLDQPTLLVCPTSVLGNWEREVNKFGPTLKVLVHHGDKRAKGKAFAKAIKGNDLVVTSYALAFRDAETLKSISWRGVVLDEAQNIKNSESKQSQAVRQLKAGFRIALTGTPVENKLQELWSILDFLNPDYLGSRQFFQRRFAMPIEKYGDKDSLETLRSLVQPFILRRLKTDREIIQDLPEKLEMNVFCGLSSEQAALYQKLVDRSLDDIDEAEGIKRHGMILTLLLRLKQICNHPAQYLKEDTLGTPQRSGKLLRLEEMIEEALEEGDRALIFTQFAEWGKLLKPYLESKMGWETLFLYGGTRKQQREEMIDRFQNDPQGPRIFILSLKAGGTGLNLTRANHVFHFDRWWNPAVENQATDRAFRIGQTRNVQVHKFVCTGTLEERINELIESKKALAEQTVDAGEQWLTQLDTDGLRNLLLLDRSAVIDEE
- the psbC gene encoding photosystem II reaction center protein CP43: MVTLSNSSMVAGGRDQESSGYAWWSGNARLINFSGKLLGAHVAHQGLIVFWAGAMTLFEVAHFVPEKPMYEQGLILLPHLATLGWGVGPGGEVIDTFPYFVVGVLHLISSAVLGLGGIYHAVRGPDTLEEYSAFFGYDWKDKNKMTTILGIHLILLGAGALLLVAKAMFFGGVYDTWAPGGGDVRVITSPTLNPAVIFGYLLKSPFGGDGWIVSVDNMEDIIGGHIWVGLTCIFGGIYHILTKPFAWARRAFIWSGEAYLSYSLGALSLMGFVASCYVWFNNTAYPSEFYGPTGAEASQAQALTFLIRDQRLGANVGTAQGPTGLGKYLMRSPTGEIIFGGETMRFWDFRGPWLEPLRGPNGLDLNKIKNDVQPWQARRAAEYMTHAPLGSLNSVGGVITDVNSFNYVSPRAWLSTSHFVLGFFFLIGHLWHAGRARAAAAGFEKGLDRENEPVMSMPNLD